One genomic segment of Nocardia spumae includes these proteins:
- a CDS encoding TIGR03086 family metal-binding protein, with protein MATPRFDLESATDAMAGVIAGIGAEDLAAATPCPDMTVRDLLFHAIDFTEAFRQGATKEGVGHSAPPRPAPEGALPDGWSELIGTQLKALTEAWRDPAAWEGDTEVGGVTAPAAAIAGFALDEVVVHSWDLARATGQDYRPADADVAVLLEQFRDTPREGVPGLFGPVVEVPADAPDWARLLGLTGRDPGWRP; from the coding sequence ATGGCGACACCGCGATTCGATCTGGAGTCCGCGACCGATGCGATGGCCGGGGTGATCGCCGGTATCGGTGCGGAGGACCTGGCCGCGGCCACTCCGTGCCCGGATATGACCGTGCGCGATCTGCTGTTCCACGCGATCGACTTCACCGAGGCGTTCCGGCAGGGCGCCACCAAGGAGGGGGTCGGCCACTCGGCTCCGCCGCGGCCCGCCCCGGAGGGCGCGCTGCCCGACGGCTGGAGTGAACTGATCGGCACCCAGTTGAAGGCCCTGACCGAGGCCTGGCGTGATCCGGCGGCCTGGGAGGGCGATACCGAGGTCGGCGGCGTCACCGCACCCGCGGCCGCGATCGCGGGATTCGCCCTCGACGAGGTGGTGGTGCACAGCTGGGATCTGGCCCGCGCCACCGGACAGGACTACCGCCCGGCCGACGCCGATGTGGCGGTGCTGCTCGAACAGTTCCGCGATACGCCGCGCGAGGGCGTTCCGGGCCTGTTCGGACCCGTGGTCGAGGTGCCCGCCGACGCGCCGGACTGGGCTCGGCTGCTCGGATTGACGGGGCGCGATCCCGGCTGGCGTCCCTGA
- a CDS encoding aldo/keto reductase yields MEYRRLGASGLLVPALSFGAGTFGGRGELFGAWGDTDAEQARRMVDVALDAGVTMFDTADVYSDGASEEVLGQAIRGRRDRVLLSTKASLPTGPGPADSGSGRARLITAVEAALRRLGTDYIDLFQLHAFDAATPVEEVSAALGDLVRAGKIRYVGASNFAGWQLMKSLAAADHGGHPRYIAHQVYYSLVGRDYEWELMPLGRDQGVGAVVWSPLGWGRLTGRIRRGQPLPEGSRLHRTAEAGPPVRDELLYDVVDVLDEIAAETGRSVPQIALNWLLSRPTVATVIVGARNEEQLRQNLGAVGWELDAAQRARLDKVSAVTPPYPYYPYYRLPDFARLNPPLV; encoded by the coding sequence ATGGAGTATCGGCGACTGGGTGCCTCGGGGCTGCTCGTACCGGCCCTCAGCTTCGGCGCGGGCACCTTCGGTGGACGCGGAGAACTGTTCGGCGCGTGGGGCGATACCGATGCCGAGCAGGCGCGCCGGATGGTCGATGTGGCGCTGGACGCGGGCGTCACGATGTTCGACACCGCGGACGTGTACTCCGACGGTGCCTCGGAAGAGGTACTGGGCCAGGCGATTCGAGGCCGCCGCGATCGGGTCCTGTTGTCGACCAAAGCGTCACTGCCCACCGGGCCGGGACCCGCCGACAGCGGCTCCGGACGTGCCCGGTTGATCACCGCGGTCGAAGCGGCCCTGCGCCGGCTCGGCACCGACTACATCGACCTGTTCCAGTTGCACGCCTTCGATGCCGCGACGCCGGTCGAGGAGGTATCGGCCGCGCTCGGAGATCTGGTGCGGGCCGGGAAGATTCGCTATGTCGGCGCCTCCAACTTCGCGGGCTGGCAGTTGATGAAATCGCTCGCCGCGGCCGATCACGGAGGTCACCCCCGCTATATCGCGCATCAGGTGTACTACTCGCTGGTCGGGCGCGACTACGAATGGGAACTGATGCCCCTCGGCCGGGATCAGGGTGTCGGGGCGGTGGTGTGGAGTCCGCTGGGCTGGGGCAGATTGACGGGCAGAATTCGGCGCGGGCAACCACTTCCGGAGGGCAGCCGCCTGCACCGCACGGCCGAGGCCGGTCCGCCGGTGCGCGACGAGCTGCTCTACGACGTGGTCGACGTCCTCGACGAGATCGCCGCGGAAACCGGAAGATCAGTGCCGCAGATCGCGCTGAACTGGCTGCTGTCGCGTCCGACGGTCGCGACCGTCATTGTCGGCGCCCGCAACGAGGAGCAATTGCGGCAGAACCTGGGCGCGGTGGGGTGGGAGCTCGACGCCGCGCAGCGGGCTCGCCTGGACAAGGTCAGCGCCGTGACACCGCCCTATCCGTACTACCCCTACTATCGGCTGCCCGATTTCGCGCGGCTCAACCCGCCGCTGGTATAG
- a CDS encoding VOC family protein has translation MTTITNVSLVTVYVTDQTAAKQWYIEKLGFVEMTDISMGDNGFRWVTVAQPDHPELEVTLMVPGPPLDEGMAEAVRRSLGNGTMGALGLRTEDCQKAYEELTAKGVEFVQPPSERPYGVEAVMRDNSGNWLVLVEQRAFDPAAADWSQ, from the coding sequence ATGACGACGATCACCAACGTTTCCCTGGTCACGGTGTACGTGACCGATCAGACCGCGGCCAAGCAGTGGTACATCGAGAAATTGGGTTTCGTGGAGATGACCGACATCTCCATGGGCGACAACGGGTTCCGCTGGGTCACCGTGGCTCAGCCGGATCATCCCGAACTCGAGGTGACGCTCATGGTGCCGGGCCCGCCGCTCGACGAGGGTATGGCCGAGGCCGTCCGCCGCTCCCTCGGCAACGGCACCATGGGTGCGCTGGGGTTGCGCACCGAGGACTGCCAGAAGGCCTACGAGGAGCTCACCGCCAAGGGGGTGGAGTTCGTGCAGCCGCCGTCGGAGCGGCCGTACGGGGTGGAGGCCGTGATGCGCGACAACTCCGGTAACTGGCTGGTCCTGGTCGAACAGCGCGCGTTCGATCCGGCCGCGGCCGACTGGTCGCAGTAG
- a CDS encoding DUF3592 domain-containing protein, with protein MSETTESAVREDRAEPGSRRLRRTRITIVTIAVAVSVLAALLVLAAWRDDMLISSDKGVTSAEVLSAGRLRSAVTYVTPDGVTHNPKVGVLYPTKLTAGERINVEYSRSDPELVRVAGRDARVAIIPALSVIVVVWVVTLPVLWLVRRFARRQRPAPTSD; from the coding sequence GTGTCGGAAACCACCGAGTCTGCTGTCCGTGAGGATCGAGCCGAACCCGGTTCGCGTCGCCTCCGGCGGACTCGGATCACCATCGTGACCATCGCCGTCGCGGTGAGCGTATTGGCGGCGCTGCTGGTGCTGGCGGCCTGGCGCGACGATATGCTCATCAGCTCCGATAAGGGCGTGACCAGCGCGGAAGTATTGTCGGCCGGTCGGCTGCGCTCCGCGGTCACCTACGTCACGCCGGACGGGGTGACCCACAATCCCAAGGTCGGCGTGCTGTACCCCACCAAACTGACCGCCGGCGAGCGGATCAATGTCGAATACAGCCGCAGTGATCCGGAACTGGTCCGGGTCGCCGGGCGCGACGCCCGGGTGGCGATCATTCCCGCGCTGTCGGTGATCGTGGTGGTGTGGGTGGTGACGCTGCCGGTGCTGTGGCTGGTCCGGCGGTTCGCGCGACGGCAGCGTCCGGCACCGACATCCGACTAG
- the erm gene encoding 23S ribosomal RNA methyltransferase Erm: MSRSRTRKTLSQNFLIDPRVARMLVAESAVTSRDLVLEVGPGAGMLTRQLLTVSRRVLAYEKDPHYAARLRRHYADDDRIRCYHRDFREVTAPGEPFSVVANIPFAIGTDIVRWCLAAPRLRSATLLTQSEFARKHSGDYGRWSKLSITHWPWTEPSLGPWVSRTAFHPRPAVDAAVLRLRRRPEPLLPQRFRTEYQQLVELGFSGVGGSLAASLRRAHPAGAVRGACAAAGISRDLTVGLVPPGAWLRIFDHLIPEAAHRARTDPRPPPRRAALGSHPWRRQSRFGPHWTSNPMRSRPCSTGSRSGTT; this comes from the coding sequence ATGTCCCGTTCACGTACCCGAAAAACCCTGTCCCAGAATTTCCTCATCGATCCTCGCGTGGCCCGCATGCTCGTGGCCGAATCCGCCGTCACCTCCCGGGATCTGGTGCTCGAGGTCGGCCCCGGGGCCGGCATGCTCACCCGGCAGCTGCTGACGGTGAGCCGGCGCGTGCTGGCCTACGAGAAGGATCCGCACTATGCCGCCCGGTTGCGGCGGCACTACGCCGATGACGATCGAATACGCTGCTACCACCGTGATTTTCGCGAGGTGACCGCACCCGGTGAGCCGTTCTCGGTGGTCGCGAACATACCGTTCGCGATCGGCACGGATATCGTGCGGTGGTGCCTGGCGGCTCCCCGGCTGCGATCGGCCACACTGTTGACCCAATCGGAGTTCGCCCGCAAACACTCCGGTGACTACGGCCGCTGGTCGAAACTGTCGATCACGCACTGGCCCTGGACCGAGCCCTCGCTCGGGCCGTGGGTGAGCCGCACCGCCTTTCATCCGCGCCCCGCGGTGGACGCCGCCGTGCTGCGGCTGCGACGACGGCCGGAACCGCTACTGCCCCAGCGGTTTCGAACCGAGTATCAGCAGCTGGTGGAGCTCGGTTTCTCCGGAGTCGGCGGATCGCTGGCCGCGTCGCTGCGGCGGGCGCATCCGGCCGGGGCGGTCCGCGGAGCCTGTGCGGCGGCGGGGATCTCCCGTGACCTCACCGTCGGCCTGGTTCCGCCCGGGGCTTGGCTGCGAATCTTCGACCATCTGATTCCCGAGGCCGCGCACCGAGCGCGCACCGACCCGCGTCCCCCACCGCGGCGGGCCGCGCTAGGGTCACATCCGTGGCGAAGACAGAGTCGTTTCGGGCCTCACTGGACAAGCAACCCCATGAGGTCGCGTCCATGTTCGACGGGGTCGCGAAGCGGTACGACCTGA
- a CDS encoding demethylmenaquinone methyltransferase produces the protein MFDGVAKRYDLTNTVLTGGQDRYWRWATRRALALRPGERVLDLAAGTGVSTAEFAKSGAWCLALDFSKGMLEAGRFRRLPMVNGDATALPFADDSFDAVAISYGLRNVSDPDQALREMLRVTKPGGRLVVAEFSTPVFGPFRTVYMEYLMRVLPKVAQGVSSNPDAYVYLAESIRAWPNQRQLAMRLTDAGWSSVKWRNLTGGIVALHRGYKLG, from the coding sequence ATGTTCGACGGGGTCGCGAAGCGGTACGACCTGACCAACACCGTGCTCACCGGCGGCCAGGACCGCTACTGGCGGTGGGCCACACGCCGGGCGCTGGCCCTGCGCCCGGGGGAACGAGTGCTGGATCTGGCGGCCGGAACCGGTGTCTCCACCGCCGAATTCGCGAAGTCCGGCGCCTGGTGCCTGGCTCTGGACTTCTCCAAGGGCATGTTGGAGGCGGGCCGGTTCCGGCGGCTCCCGATGGTCAACGGCGACGCCACGGCACTGCCGTTCGCCGACGACTCCTTCGATGCCGTCGCCATCTCCTACGGGCTGCGCAACGTATCGGACCCCGATCAGGCGCTGCGGGAGATGCTGCGGGTCACCAAGCCCGGCGGCCGCCTGGTGGTGGCGGAGTTCTCCACTCCGGTGTTCGGCCCGTTCCGCACGGTGTACATGGAATACCTGATGCGGGTGCTGCCCAAGGTCGCGCAGGGTGTGAGCAGCAACCCCGACGCCTACGTCTACCTGGCGGAGTCGATCCGGGCCTGGCCGAATCAGCGGCAATTGGCGATGCGGCTCACCGATGCCGGCTGGTCGTCGGTGAAATGGCGCAACCTGACCGGCGGCATCGTCGCCCTGCACCGCGGTTACAAACTGGGGTGA
- a CDS encoding DUF2505 domain-containing protein — MSRNFRFTVSYTVPVEELHRALTSDEFWQARFEGAETATFELARPGGPGTIRLRMTETARPDKIPAIVRKVLKNDLVLERTDDWGPLDGDTAAGTFTATSSGISSEMSGKYLLRGTATGSELEVSGTVKVKVALVGGAIEPLAEQLQQRVVNSERTFVEKYFAAKSEA; from the coding sequence ATGTCCCGAAACTTCCGCTTCACCGTGTCATACACCGTCCCGGTCGAGGAATTGCACCGGGCGCTCACCAGCGACGAATTCTGGCAGGCCCGCTTCGAGGGTGCCGAGACCGCGACCTTCGAACTGGCCCGGCCGGGCGGTCCCGGCACCATCCGCCTGCGGATGACCGAAACGGCGCGGCCGGACAAGATCCCGGCGATCGTGCGCAAGGTCCTCAAGAACGATCTGGTACTCGAGCGCACCGACGACTGGGGCCCGCTCGACGGCGACACCGCCGCGGGCACCTTCACCGCGACCTCGTCGGGCATCTCCTCGGAGATGAGCGGGAAATACCTGCTCCGCGGGACGGCCACCGGCTCCGAACTCGAGGTCAGCGGGACGGTCAAGGTCAAGGTCGCGCTGGTGGGCGGGGCCATCGAACCGCTCGCCGAGCAGTTGCAGCAGCGCGTGGTCAACAGCGAGCGCACATTCGTCGAGAAGTACTTCGCCGCCAAGTCCGAGGCCTGA
- a CDS encoding bifunctional nitrate reductase/sulfite reductase flavoprotein subunit alpha, with protein MRTACSYCGVGCGISVRTARDDSGAPVIAKVSGDTSHPVNAGRLCTKGATHLELMRAPGRMTAPLHRPRRGQEPVALPVEQAVRDAAERLRAIADEHGPDAIALYVSGQMSLEAQYLANKLAKGYLRTVHIESNSRLCMASAGTGYKQSLGADGPPGSYDDLDRADLFFVIGSNMADCHPILFLRMADRLKAGARLIVVDPRRTETAARADLFLQIRPGTDLALLNGLLHLLVENGDIDQEFIAAHTEGWAAMPDFLADYPPARVAEITGLAEDDIRTAAAWIGAAGEWTSLWTMGLNQSTHGTWNTNALCNLHLATGAICRPGSGPFSLTGQPNAMGGREMGYMGPGLPGQRSALVADDRRFVETEWGLPDGSIRAESGRGTIEMFRSLAEGTIKACWIICSNPVASVANRKTVIAGLEAAELVITQDVYRDTATNAYADLLLPATLWAESDGVMVNSERDVTLLRHSVDPVGEAMPDWQWIARIATAMGFTGFDYDSSAEIFDEIRRFANPKTGYDLRGMSYAALREGPMQWPCPDPAQRRNPIRYRTDELAFPTASGRAVFWPRPHMAPAEMPDDDYPFILNTGRVQHQWHTMTKTGRVAKLNKLNPAPFLEIHPEDARRLEVRPGDQIEIASRRGRAVLPAQITDRVRPGACFAPFHWNDEQGEYLTINAVTNDAVDADSLQPEFKAAAVTLRRVAPVPRPEPAPEPANTPAEAPHPLAAMLGLDTGPAPTLSESERIYLGGYLAALQSLPVRGQPVLPESAPLSERSRWWIDGLLAGMYSRASEDAAAAPEAGPAGRPVTVLWASQTGTAEELAAAVAAALAEHGHTPRLVEMNACEPAELTGDMLLITSTFGDGGPPDNAADFWDRLRESASRHTGVRYGVFALGDSSYDDFCGYGRALDRLLSERGATRLLERVDSEPDHHELSDAWTAAVLAALGAEDTDPPSGGGPTPAATAGVAVLDRTGLRVAPAPAKTTRSAPAPFTRQAPVLAPLVRNELLSGATSPKEVRQFGFDLSGLEAGYEVGDSLGVWPANSATAVRNWLGATGLDGSRSVDVDGRDVPLESALRSHFDITKISGDLLTFIAGHNPSQQLAKLLRRDNRNELDRYLWDRHAVDVLRDFPVRADLVEWLSVLKKLQPRQYSISSSPLVSPHEVQLTVGVVRYGAAEDPRGGVCSTYLADRDESGGVPVFLQRAPHFRPPLDPATAMIMVGPGTGIAPFRGFLHERRALGCRGRNWLFFGDQHARDNFYYRAELEDMFRSGFLTRLDLAFSRDQRERIYVQHRMIEHGAELWSWLRDGAHLYVCGDAARMARDVDDTLLAIARIHGKLDEDAALAFKKQLIAEKRYVRDVY; from the coding sequence GTGAGGACCGCGTGCTCGTACTGCGGTGTGGGCTGCGGAATCAGCGTGCGGACCGCCCGCGACGACTCCGGCGCACCGGTCATCGCCAAGGTGAGCGGGGACACATCGCATCCGGTGAACGCCGGGCGGCTGTGCACCAAGGGCGCCACCCACCTGGAGCTGATGCGGGCTCCCGGCCGTATGACCGCTCCCCTGCACCGCCCCCGGCGTGGCCAGGAGCCGGTGGCGTTGCCGGTGGAGCAGGCCGTGCGGGATGCGGCCGAGCGGCTGCGCGCGATCGCCGACGAGCACGGCCCCGACGCGATCGCGCTCTATGTCTCAGGGCAGATGTCGCTCGAGGCGCAATATCTGGCGAACAAGCTGGCCAAGGGTTATCTGCGCACGGTCCACATCGAATCCAATTCGCGATTGTGCATGGCGAGCGCGGGTACCGGCTACAAACAGTCGCTGGGTGCCGACGGGCCACCGGGATCCTACGACGATCTCGATCGCGCGGATCTGTTCTTCGTCATCGGCTCGAATATGGCCGATTGTCATCCGATTCTGTTCCTGCGCATGGCCGATCGGCTCAAGGCCGGGGCCAGACTGATCGTGGTGGACCCGCGTCGCACCGAAACCGCCGCCCGCGCAGATCTTTTCCTGCAGATCCGTCCCGGCACCGATCTGGCGCTGCTGAACGGACTGCTGCATCTGCTCGTCGAAAACGGTGATATCGACCAGGAGTTCATCGCCGCGCACACCGAGGGCTGGGCGGCGATGCCGGATTTCCTCGCCGACTATCCGCCCGCCCGCGTCGCCGAGATCACCGGACTGGCGGAGGACGATATTCGTACCGCCGCCGCCTGGATCGGCGCGGCCGGGGAATGGACGAGTCTGTGGACGATGGGCCTCAACCAGTCCACCCACGGCACCTGGAATACCAATGCCCTGTGCAATCTGCATCTGGCCACGGGCGCGATCTGCCGGCCGGGTAGCGGCCCGTTCTCGCTGACCGGCCAGCCGAATGCCATGGGCGGCCGGGAAATGGGCTACATGGGCCCGGGACTGCCCGGTCAGCGCAGCGCGCTGGTCGCCGACGATCGCCGCTTCGTCGAAACCGAATGGGGCCTGCCGGACGGATCCATTCGCGCCGAATCCGGACGGGGCACCATCGAGATGTTCCGGTCGCTGGCCGAGGGGACCATCAAGGCGTGCTGGATCATCTGCAGTAACCCGGTGGCCTCGGTCGCGAATCGTAAAACGGTCATCGCGGGCCTGGAAGCGGCGGAGCTGGTGATCACCCAGGACGTCTATCGCGATACCGCGACCAACGCCTACGCCGATCTGTTGTTACCCGCGACGCTGTGGGCCGAATCCGACGGCGTGATGGTCAATTCCGAGCGCGATGTGACGCTGCTGCGGCATTCGGTGGATCCGGTGGGCGAGGCCATGCCGGATTGGCAGTGGATCGCGCGGATCGCGACCGCCATGGGGTTCACCGGATTCGATTACGATTCCAGCGCCGAGATCTTCGACGAGATCCGTCGCTTCGCGAATCCGAAGACCGGATACGACCTGCGCGGAATGAGTTATGCCGCGCTGCGGGAAGGCCCGATGCAGTGGCCGTGCCCCGATCCGGCACAGCGGCGCAATCCGATTCGCTATCGCACCGACGAACTGGCCTTTCCCACGGCGAGCGGGCGGGCGGTGTTCTGGCCCCGGCCGCATATGGCGCCCGCGGAGATGCCCGACGACGACTATCCGTTCATCCTCAATACCGGTCGCGTCCAACATCAATGGCACACCATGACCAAAACCGGCCGGGTCGCCAAACTCAACAAACTCAACCCGGCGCCGTTTCTCGAGATTCATCCCGAGGATGCGCGACGGCTGGAGGTGCGGCCCGGGGATCAGATCGAAATCGCCTCTCGCCGGGGGCGAGCCGTCCTGCCGGCGCAGATCACCGATCGGGTGCGGCCGGGCGCGTGTTTCGCACCCTTCCACTGGAACGACGAGCAGGGGGAATACCTGACCATCAACGCCGTCACCAACGATGCCGTCGACGCGGATTCGCTACAGCCGGAGTTCAAGGCCGCCGCGGTGACCCTGCGCCGGGTCGCGCCGGTACCGCGACCCGAACCCGCCCCGGAGCCGGCGAACACTCCGGCCGAGGCCCCGCATCCGCTCGCGGCGATGCTCGGTCTCGATACCGGACCGGCACCCACGCTCAGTGAATCCGAACGGATCTATCTGGGCGGTTATCTGGCTGCCCTGCAATCACTTCCGGTGCGGGGCCAGCCGGTGCTGCCGGAGTCGGCGCCGCTGTCCGAACGCAGCCGCTGGTGGATCGACGGACTACTGGCCGGTATGTACTCCCGGGCCTCCGAGGACGCCGCGGCGGCCCCGGAGGCGGGTCCGGCGGGCCGGCCGGTCACCGTGTTGTGGGCCTCGCAGACCGGAACCGCGGAAGAGCTGGCTGCCGCGGTCGCGGCCGCCCTCGCCGAACACGGGCATACCCCCCGGCTGGTCGAGATGAACGCGTGTGAACCGGCCGAGCTGACCGGGGACATGCTGCTGATCACCAGTACCTTCGGCGACGGTGGCCCGCCCGACAACGCCGCCGATTTCTGGGACCGGCTGCGGGAGAGCGCGTCTCGCCACACCGGAGTGCGGTACGGGGTCTTCGCGCTGGGTGATTCCTCCTACGACGACTTCTGCGGCTACGGCCGCGCCCTCGATCGGCTGCTGTCCGAACGGGGTGCGACACGTCTGCTGGAGCGGGTGGACAGCGAACCCGATCACCACGAGCTGTCCGACGCGTGGACCGCGGCGGTGCTGGCCGCCCTGGGCGCCGAGGACACCGATCCGCCGAGCGGCGGCGGACCGACCCCCGCGGCAACCGCCGGAGTCGCGGTGCTCGACCGTACCGGCCTCCGTGTCGCGCCCGCGCCCGCGAAGACCACCCGATCGGCGCCGGCGCCGTTCACCCGTCAGGCTCCGGTGCTCGCCCCGCTGGTGCGCAACGAGCTGCTGTCCGGCGCGACCTCGCCGAAGGAGGTGCGGCAGTTCGGATTCGATCTGAGCGGACTGGAGGCCGGCTACGAGGTGGGCGACAGTCTGGGGGTGTGGCCGGCCAACAGTGCGACCGCGGTGCGGAACTGGCTGGGCGCCACCGGACTCGACGGCAGCCGGTCGGTCGACGTCGACGGGCGCGATGTGCCGCTGGAATCGGCGCTGCGCAGCCATTTCGATATCACCAAGATCAGCGGTGATCTGCTGACCTTCATCGCCGGCCACAATCCCAGCCAGCAGTTGGCGAAACTGCTGCGTCGCGACAATCGCAACGAGCTGGACCGGTATCTGTGGGATCGGCACGCGGTCGACGTGCTGCGCGATTTCCCGGTGCGCGCCGATCTGGTGGAATGGCTGTCGGTGCTGAAGAAGCTGCAACCGCGACAGTATTCGATCTCGTCGAGTCCGCTGGTGAGTCCGCACGAGGTGCAGCTCACCGTGGGAGTCGTGCGATACGGCGCGGCCGAGGATCCCCGGGGCGGGGTCTGTTCCACCTATCTCGCCGATCGCGACGAGTCCGGCGGTGTGCCGGTATTCCTGCAGCGCGCACCGCATTTCCGGCCGCCGCTGGATCCCGCCACCGCGATGATCATGGTCGGCCCCGGTACCGGGATCGCACCGTTTCGCGGATTCCTGCACGAACGTCGCGCGCTGGGCTGCCGCGGCCGCAACTGGCTGTTCTTCGGCGATCAGCACGCGCGGGACAATTTCTACTACCGGGCCGAACTCGAGGATATGTTCCGCTCCGGCTTCCTCACCCGCCTCGACCTCGCCTTCTCGCGCGATCAGCGTGAGCGGATCTACGTGCAGCACCGCATGATCGAGCACGGCGCCGAACTCTGGTCGTGGCTGCGCGACGGCGCCCACCTGTATGTCTGCGGTGACGCCGCGCGCATGGCCCGCGATGTGGACGACACCCTGCTCGCCATCGCCCGGATTCACGGCAAACTCGACGAGGACGCCGCACTGGCGTTCAAGAAGCAGCTCATCGCCGAGAAACGCTATGTGCGCGATGTGTATTGA
- a CDS encoding TetR/AcrR family transcriptional regulator, which translates to MSSETVAPGSVRPGGRTARVRESVLRAAGDLLAERGFATLDLGEVAARAEVGKTTVYRRWRTPAGLVADLLTEMAETSLPHADTGTLRGDLIANARLVAATLTDTRQGPLFKALIAAAISDPETAAALHRFYDVRLTEWAPCVTTAIARGELTPETDTRAVLSAVSAPLYYRFLASGDPIDDAIAVTAAEAAAASAAAGLLTR; encoded by the coding sequence ATGAGTTCCGAAACGGTCGCGCCCGGTTCGGTGCGGCCGGGCGGCCGCACCGCCCGCGTCCGCGAATCGGTGTTGCGAGCGGCGGGTGATCTGCTCGCCGAACGCGGTTTCGCCACCCTCGATCTGGGCGAGGTGGCCGCACGGGCGGAGGTCGGCAAGACCACCGTGTACCGGCGCTGGCGCACCCCGGCCGGATTGGTGGCCGACCTGCTCACCGAAATGGCGGAAACCTCACTGCCGCACGCCGATACCGGAACCCTGCGCGGCGATCTGATCGCCAACGCCCGGCTGGTCGCCGCGACCCTCACCGATACGCGCCAGGGGCCGCTGTTCAAAGCGCTGATCGCCGCGGCGATCAGCGATCCGGAGACCGCCGCGGCGCTGCACCGGTTCTACGACGTCCGGCTCACCGAATGGGCGCCGTGCGTCACCACCGCCATCGCACGCGGTGAACTCACCCCCGAGACCGATACCCGCGCGGTCCTCTCCGCGGTCTCGGCGCCGCTGTACTACCGGTTCCTCGCCTCCGGCGACCCCATCGACGACGCGATCGCGGTGACGGCCGCCGAGGCCGCCGCGGCGAGCGCCGCGGCCGGACTGTTGACCCGGTAG
- a CDS encoding glycosyltransferase family 4 protein → MRVAIVSESFLPNMNGVVNSVLQVLAHLDRNGHDALVIAPDTPRGRPPAARSHGRFPVIRVPAVMVPRISSLPVGLPQPLLTCAIEEFDADVVHLASPFLLGAGGAAAALRLDLPAVAVYQTDVAGFAASYGLSATQRAAWAWTRRIHNRAARTLAPSSAAMEDLARHGITRVHRWARGVDTVRFTPSARDERLHDEWADGNRLVVGFVGRLAPEKHVERLAALAHDRGIRLVVVGDGPERTRLHRLLPTAVFTGELGGAELARAYASLDLMVHPGEHETFCQGVQEALACGVPVIGPDAGGPRDLIAHCRNGYLLPVDRFAELLPSAVAALRDPVSRARFARAARTSVLHRTWPAICTELMGHYHDVIGGQQLLHRTA, encoded by the coding sequence GTGCGTGTAGCGATCGTCTCCGAATCGTTTCTGCCGAATATGAACGGTGTCGTGAACTCCGTCCTGCAGGTCCTGGCTCATCTGGACCGCAACGGGCACGATGCCCTGGTCATCGCGCCGGATACGCCGCGCGGCCGGCCACCGGCCGCCCGCTCCCACGGCCGCTTCCCGGTGATCCGGGTGCCGGCGGTGATGGTGCCGCGGATCAGCTCGCTACCGGTGGGGCTGCCACAACCGCTGCTCACCTGCGCGATCGAGGAGTTCGACGCGGACGTGGTGCATCTGGCCTCCCCGTTCCTGCTGGGCGCCGGTGGCGCGGCGGCGGCGCTGCGCCTGGATCTGCCCGCGGTCGCGGTGTACCAGACCGATGTGGCCGGGTTCGCGGCCAGTTACGGGCTGAGCGCGACGCAGCGGGCGGCATGGGCCTGGACCCGGCGTATCCACAATCGGGCGGCGCGCACTCTGGCGCCCTCCTCCGCCGCGATGGAGGATCTGGCCCGGCACGGCATCACGCGCGTGCACCGGTGGGCCCGCGGTGTGGATACGGTGCGGTTCACGCCCTCGGCCCGGGACGAGCGCCTGCACGACGAATGGGCCGACGGGAATCGGCTGGTCGTCGGATTCGTCGGCCGGCTGGCGCCGGAGAAACATGTCGAGCGGCTGGCGGCCCTCGCCCACGATCGCGGTATCCGGCTGGTCGTGGTCGGTGACGGTCCCGAACGCACCCGGCTGCACCGGCTGCTGCCGACCGCGGTCTTCACCGGCGAACTCGGTGGCGCCGAACTGGCCCGGGCCTACGCGAGCCTGGATCTGATGGTGCACCCCGGTGAGCACGAGACCTTCTGCCAGGGTGTCCAGGAGGCGCTGGCGTGCGGTGTTCCGGTGATCGGGCCCGACGCGGGCGGCCCTCGCGATCTGATCGCCCATTGCCGCAACGGTTATCTGCTGCCGGTCGATCGCTTCGCCGAACTGCTGCCGAGTGCCGTTGCCGCCCTGCGGGATCCGGTGTCGCGCGCGCGATTCGCCCGTGCCGCGCGCACATCCGTCCTGCACCGCACCTGGCCCGCGATCTGCACCGAACTGATGGGCCACTATCACGATGTCATCGGCGGGCAGCAGCTATTGCATCGCACCGCCTGA